In Bacillota bacterium, a single window of DNA contains:
- the tuf gene encoding elongation factor Tu (EF-Tu; promotes GTP-dependent binding of aminoacyl-tRNA to the A-site of ribosomes during protein biosynthesis; when the tRNA anticodon matches the mRNA codon, GTP hydrolysis results; the inactive EF-Tu-GDP leaves the ribosome and release of GDP is promoted by elongation factor Ts; many prokaryotes have two copies of the gene encoding EF-Tu), with translation QEEGGRHKPFFDGYRPQFYFRTTDVTGVLNLPEGVEMVMPGDKITMTVELITPIAMEPGVRFAIREGGRTVGAGVVTEVLL, from the coding sequence CACAAGAAGAAGGCGGACGCCACAAGCCCTTCTTTGACGGGTACCGCCCGCAGTTCTACTTCCGCACCACCGACGTCACTGGCGTACTCAACCTGCCCGAGGGCGTGGAGATGGTTATGCCTGGCGATAAAATCACCATGACGGTAGAACTTATTACTCCTATCGCTATGGAACCCGGTGTGCGCTTCGCCATTCGCGAAGGCGGCCGTACCGTTGGTGCCGGTGTAGTTACCGAAGTATTGCTCTAG